A section of the Quatrionicoccus australiensis genome encodes:
- a CDS encoding RNA methyltransferase — protein sequence MRIEHIRARLQACGAKTCHEDRVLRAWTQVVGLDTRHRKAESFLPLAVRNALPELFADLDGLVRLRAEHPGEDGSARLLVELGDGQTVESVLLPRDGLCVSTQVGCAVGCLFCMTGQDGLLRQVGSAEIVAQVVLARRKRTVKRVVFMGMGEPAHNLDNVLEAIDLLGTIGGIGHKNLVFSTVGDRRVFERLPQQTVKPALALSLHTTQAELRRRLLPKAPDIAPDELVELGEQYARATGYPIQYQWTLLEGINDSDAEIDGIIRLLSGKYAMMNFIPYNSNEGLGFSRPSWERAGELAWRLNRHGILTRLRNSAGQDVDGGCGQLRARALGESVVAAPVHRSAQ from the coding sequence ATGCGTATCGAACATATCCGGGCCCGCCTGCAGGCATGCGGCGCCAAAACCTGCCACGAAGACCGCGTCCTGCGCGCCTGGACCCAGGTCGTCGGCCTCGACACCCGGCATCGCAAGGCCGAGAGCTTCTTGCCGCTCGCCGTGCGCAATGCGCTGCCCGAACTGTTTGCCGATCTCGACGGCCTGGTCCGCCTGCGCGCCGAACATCCCGGCGAAGACGGCTCGGCCCGCCTGCTCGTCGAGCTTGGCGACGGCCAGACGGTGGAGAGCGTGCTCCTGCCGCGCGACGGCCTCTGCGTGTCTACCCAGGTCGGCTGCGCGGTCGGCTGCCTGTTCTGCATGACCGGTCAGGATGGTCTGCTGCGTCAGGTGGGCAGCGCCGAGATCGTCGCCCAGGTGGTGCTCGCCCGGCGCAAACGCACGGTCAAACGTGTCGTCTTCATGGGCATGGGCGAGCCGGCGCACAATCTCGACAACGTGCTGGAAGCGATCGACCTGCTTGGCACCATCGGCGGCATCGGCCACAAGAATCTCGTTTTTTCGACAGTCGGCGACCGCCGCGTTTTCGAACGCCTGCCGCAACAGACCGTCAAGCCGGCCCTGGCCTTGTCGCTGCACACGACGCAGGCTGAACTGCGCCGTCGCCTGCTGCCCAAGGCACCGGACATCGCGCCGGACGAACTGGTCGAGTTGGGCGAGCAGTACGCGCGCGCTACCGGCTACCCGATCCAGTACCAATGGACCTTGCTTGAAGGCATCAACGACAGCGATGCCGAAATCGACGGCATCATCCGCCTGCTCAGCGGCAAGTACGCGATGATGAATTTCATCCCCTACAACAGCAACGAAGGTCTCGGCTTCAGCCGGCCGTCTTGGGAGCGCGCCGGCGAACTCGCCTGGCGCCTCAACCGGCACGGCATCCTGACCCGCCTGCGCAACTCGGCCGGACAGGATGTCGATGGCGGTTGCGGTCAGTTGCGGGCGCGGGCGCTCGGCGAAAGCGTCGTCGCCGCACCGGTCCACCGGTCGGCGCAATAA
- a CDS encoding voltage-gated chloride channel family protein, which yields MTEPSRPEALALLAYLGKWILLALAVAVLAGSASAFFLFALDWATATRSAHRWLIWGLPFAGFGVGWLYLKFGQRVEAGNNLLIDEIHDPKSVVPLRMAPLILGGTVISHLFGASVGREGTAVQMGGALADQLTHLFRLRHEDRRIILMAGISAGFASVFGTPLAGAIFGLEVLSVGRLRYDAILPCMLAAIVADQIGLLWGVQHTHYVISSIPHLSAWALLAMVISGAIFGLTGKAFAEATHALGGWMKQKIAYAPLRPLAGGIVLACIVWFLGAERYIGLGIPTIVEAFEQPLPAYDFAAKMLLTVASLGSGFKGGEVTPLFYIGATLGNALAPVLDLPFPLLAGVGFVAVFAGAANTPIASTLMAMEIFGAEIGVYAGIACVVSFLFSGHSGIYRAQRRGHAKHRQAPAESRPGD from the coding sequence ATGACCGAGCCGAGCCGTCCGGAAGCGCTCGCCCTGCTCGCCTATCTTGGCAAGTGGATTCTGCTGGCGCTTGCCGTTGCCGTGCTGGCCGGTTCGGCGTCGGCCTTTTTCCTGTTCGCGCTGGACTGGGCCACCGCGACGCGCAGCGCGCACCGCTGGCTGATCTGGGGCCTGCCGTTTGCCGGCTTTGGCGTCGGCTGGCTCTATCTCAAATTCGGGCAACGGGTCGAGGCCGGCAATAATCTGCTGATCGACGAAATCCATGATCCGAAGAGTGTCGTGCCCCTGCGCATGGCGCCGCTGATCCTCGGCGGTACGGTCATCTCGCATCTGTTCGGCGCCTCGGTCGGGCGGGAAGGCACGGCCGTCCAGATGGGCGGGGCGTTGGCCGATCAGCTGACCCACCTGTTCAGGCTGCGCCATGAAGATCGCCGCATCATCCTGATGGCCGGGATCAGCGCCGGCTTTGCGTCGGTGTTCGGAACGCCGCTGGCGGGGGCGATCTTCGGCCTGGAAGTGCTGTCGGTTGGCCGCTTGCGCTACGACGCCATCCTGCCCTGCATGCTCGCGGCCATTGTGGCGGATCAGATCGGTCTGCTCTGGGGCGTGCAGCATACCCATTACGTGATTTCCTCGATTCCCCATCTCTCGGCCTGGGCGCTGCTCGCCATGGTGATTTCGGGGGCAATTTTCGGGTTGACCGGCAAGGCGTTTGCCGAGGCGACGCATGCCCTGGGCGGCTGGATGAAACAGAAAATTGCCTATGCACCGCTGCGCCCGCTCGCCGGCGGTATCGTGCTGGCCTGCATCGTCTGGTTCCTGGGCGCCGAGCGCTACATCGGCCTGGGTATTCCGACCATCGTCGAAGCTTTCGAACAGCCCCTGCCGGCCTATGACTTTGCCGCCAAGATGCTGCTTACCGTAGCTTCGCTGGGCAGTGGTTTCAAGGGCGGCGAGGTGACGCCGCTGTTCTATATCGGTGCGACGCTGGGCAATGCACTGGCGCCCGTGCTTGACCTGCCCTTTCCGCTGCTCGCCGGGGTCGGCTTCGTCGCCGTCTTTGCCGGTGCGGCGAATACCCCGATCGCCTCGACGCTGATGGCGATGGAGATCTTCGGGGCGGAAATCGGTGTTTATGCCGGCATTGCCTGCGTCGTCAGTTTCCTGTTCTCCGGGCATAGCGGCATTTACCGGGCGCAACGCCGGGGGCATGCCAAACACCGGCAAGCCCCTGCCGAAAGCAGGCCTGGCGATTAG
- a CDS encoding patatin-like phospholipase family protein, whose protein sequence is MTTSSASPAVLNLALQGGGAHGAFTWGVLDALLEDGRIGFEGVSGTSAGAMNAACLAQGLMAGGRDGARQALADFWTAVAKSSPFDQSRQSAGMAPAMKMMLQWTEHLSPEQLNPLDLNPLRDIIGQQIDFARLRRESPVKLFIAATHANSGKLRIFKNHELSVDALLASACLPTIHRSVIIDGEPYWDGGYSANPAVFPLFYECTAADIMLVLLTPLRYSETPETAQDIRVRLRELAFNATFLREMRMFAHLRDQVGESWLPDWLPLNRFEQRMKRLRFHAISADALLGALPAESKLTVNREFFESLRDDGREHARAWLASYWPSIGRQATLDLGKLFY, encoded by the coding sequence ATGACCACATCTTCCGCCTCTCCGGCCGTGCTCAACCTCGCCCTGCAGGGCGGCGGCGCGCACGGCGCCTTTACCTGGGGCGTTCTCGATGCCCTGCTCGAAGACGGCCGCATCGGTTTTGAAGGCGTCAGCGGCACCAGCGCCGGCGCGATGAACGCCGCCTGCCTGGCGCAAGGCCTGATGGCCGGCGGCCGCGACGGCGCCCGCCAGGCGCTGGCCGATTTCTGGACTGCCGTAGCGAAGAGTTCGCCCTTCGACCAGAGCCGACAGTCAGCCGGCATGGCGCCGGCGATGAAAATGATGCTGCAATGGACCGAGCACCTGTCGCCGGAACAACTCAATCCGCTCGATCTCAACCCGCTGCGCGACATCATCGGCCAGCAGATCGACTTCGCCCGCCTGCGCCGGGAAAGCCCGGTCAAGCTGTTCATCGCGGCAACGCATGCCAATTCCGGCAAGCTGCGCATTTTCAAGAACCACGAACTGTCGGTCGACGCCCTGCTCGCCTCGGCCTGCCTGCCGACCATCCACCGCAGCGTGATCATTGATGGCGAGCCTTACTGGGATGGCGGCTACAGCGCCAACCCGGCGGTTTTCCCGCTTTTTTACGAGTGTACCGCTGCCGACATCATGCTCGTGCTGCTGACCCCGCTGCGCTACAGCGAAACGCCGGAAACGGCACAGGACATCCGGGTCCGCCTGCGCGAGCTGGCCTTCAACGCCACCTTCCTGCGCGAGATGCGGATGTTCGCGCACCTGCGCGACCAGGTCGGCGAATCCTGGCTGCCCGACTGGCTGCCGCTCAACCGCTTCGAGCAGCGCATGAAGCGCCTGCGCTTCCACGCGATCAGCGCCGATGCCCTGCTCGGCGCGCTGCCCGCCGAAAGCAAGCTGACGGTCAATCGCGAATTCTTCGAGAGTCTGCGCGACGATGGCCGCGAACATGCGCGCGCCTGGCTGGCCAGTTACTGGCCGAGCATCGGCCGGCAAGCCACGCTCGACCTGGGGAAATTGTTTTACTGA
- a CDS encoding oxidative damage protection protein: MARTVNCIKLGREAEGLDFPPYPGALGQRIFENVSKEAWQQWIKMQTMLINENRLNLVDAKHRKYLSEQVEKHFFGDGADRIQGYVPPAA; encoded by the coding sequence ATGGCACGTACCGTCAATTGCATCAAACTTGGCCGCGAGGCCGAAGGCCTGGATTTCCCGCCGTATCCGGGTGCGCTCGGGCAGCGCATTTTCGAGAATGTTTCCAAGGAAGCCTGGCAGCAGTGGATCAAGATGCAGACCATGCTGATCAACGAAAATCGTCTGAACCTGGTCGATGCCAAGCATCGCAAGTACCTGTCGGAACAGGTTGAAAAGCACTTCTTCGGCGATGGCGCCGACCGTATCCAGGGCTATGTGCCGCCGGCTGCCTGA
- a CDS encoding GGDEF domain-containing protein translates to MDDEATELRRILAEELLYPVFQPIIDFRVRAILGYEALIRGPEGSALHRPDQLFAAAHRAGFALELEHACREASLRAFAGQRLPGRLFLNATPGCLLDPQMMNGHTRELLNELGIAPNRIVIELTENQQITDMPGIQEALLHYRGRGFQIAIDDLGEGFANLRMWSELRPEFVKIDKHFVHGIADDRIKYHFVRAMQDLAEICNASLVAEGIERPEDFACIRDMGIACGQGYFIAHPEVYPARQLAPGVVAALAQQRLSLSPMAASAGKMPTARNLLRPIEPVPFDATNATVIERFEADPELDVLPVVQDGQPLGMINRHSMIDRFARPFRKELFGRKSCDLFMDHAPLVVDQNATIQELALMLSMAPKHYLFDGFIVTGEGQYLGVGSSHDLMATITEMQISAARYANPLTQLPGNVPINEHIDRMLTAGSDFVAAYIDIDNFKPYNDTFGYRRGDDVIQSLGRLICEAAEERLDFVGHIGGDDFFVVFQSSDWELRCWQLVRSFAEAMDAQLSPEVRARGGYMAENRRGEIAFHPLPTLSIGAVKAVRGEYESHREVAAAASAAKKQAKKKAKSADSETLLGGSLFIERRRPGSIEAMRQVLRTIN, encoded by the coding sequence ATGGATGACGAAGCAACCGAACTCCGCCGTATCCTGGCCGAGGAGTTGCTCTATCCGGTCTTCCAGCCGATCATCGATTTTCGTGTGCGGGCAATTCTCGGGTACGAGGCGCTGATCCGCGGTCCGGAAGGCAGCGCCCTGCACCGGCCCGACCAGCTGTTTGCCGCCGCTCACCGCGCCGGCTTTGCGCTCGAACTCGAGCATGCCTGCCGCGAAGCCAGTCTGCGCGCCTTTGCCGGTCAACGCCTGCCGGGACGCCTTTTCCTGAATGCCACGCCGGGGTGCCTGCTCGACCCGCAGATGATGAACGGCCATACCCGCGAGCTGCTCAATGAGCTGGGCATTGCCCCCAACCGCATCGTCATTGAACTGACCGAAAACCAGCAGATCACCGACATGCCGGGCATCCAGGAAGCGCTGCTGCATTATCGCGGGCGAGGCTTCCAGATCGCCATCGACGATCTCGGCGAGGGCTTCGCCAACCTGCGCATGTGGTCCGAGCTGCGCCCGGAATTCGTCAAGATCGACAAGCATTTCGTGCACGGCATTGCCGACGACCGGATCAAGTACCACTTCGTGCGGGCGATGCAGGATCTCGCCGAGATCTGCAATGCCTCGCTGGTTGCCGAAGGCATCGAGCGGCCCGAGGATTTCGCCTGCATCCGCGACATGGGCATCGCCTGCGGCCAGGGCTATTTCATCGCACATCCCGAGGTTTATCCGGCCCGCCAGCTGGCGCCTGGCGTGGTTGCCGCGCTGGCGCAGCAGCGCCTGTCGCTGTCGCCGATGGCCGCCAGTGCCGGCAAGATGCCGACGGCGCGCAACCTGCTGCGGCCGATCGAGCCGGTGCCCTTCGATGCCACCAACGCGACGGTCATCGAGCGTTTCGAGGCCGATCCCGAACTCGACGTGCTGCCGGTGGTGCAGGACGGGCAGCCGCTCGGCATGATCAACCGGCACAGCATGATCGACCGCTTCGCGCGGCCGTTCCGGAAGGAATTGTTCGGGCGCAAGAGCTGCGACCTGTTCATGGATCATGCGCCGCTCGTCGTCGACCAGAACGCCACCATCCAGGAGCTGGCGCTGATGCTGTCGATGGCGCCCAAGCACTACCTGTTCGACGGCTTCATCGTCACCGGCGAAGGCCAGTACCTCGGCGTCGGCAGCAGCCACGACCTGATGGCGACGATCACCGAGATGCAGATCAGCGCGGCGCGTTACGCCAATCCGCTGACCCAGTTGCCGGGCAATGTGCCGATCAACGAGCACATCGACCGGATGCTCACGGCCGGCAGCGATTTTGTCGCGGCCTACATCGACATCGACAACTTCAAGCCCTACAACGATACCTTCGGCTATCGGCGCGGCGACGATGTGATCCAGTCACTCGGCCGGCTGATCTGCGAGGCGGCCGAGGAACGCCTGGATTTCGTCGGCCATATCGGCGGCGACGACTTTTTCGTCGTGTTTCAGAGCAGCGACTGGGAACTGCGCTGCTGGCAGCTGGTGCGCAGTTTCGCCGAAGCGATGGATGCGCAGCTCAGCCCGGAGGTGCGGGCGCGCGGCGGTTACATGGCGGAGAACCGGCGCGGCGAGATTGCCTTCCATCCCTTGCCGACGCTGTCGATCGGCGCGGTCAAGGCGGTGCGCGGCGAGTACGAGTCACATCGCGAAGTCGCCGCGGCGGCTTCGGCGGCCAAGAAACAGGCCAAGAAAAAGGCGAAGAGCGCCGACAGCGAAACCCTGCTCGGCGGCAGCCTGTTCATCGAGCGGCGTCGTCCGGGCAGCATCGAGGCGATGCGCCAGGTCTTGCGCACGATCAACTGA
- a CDS encoding PstS family phosphate ABC transporter substrate-binding protein, translating into MFKLSKLVSALAVAGVALFGAQAAQAQVIKIDGSSTVYPITEAVAEEFQKAKKNAIKVTVGISGTGGGFKKFCRDETDISNASRPITAKEMEDCKAAGVQYVEMPVAFDALTIVINPKNSFLKQATVAEMKTLWEPAAQGKIMKWNQVNPAWPDAPVKLFGAGADSGTFEYFTEAMVGKAKSSRGDYTASEDDNVLVQGVSRDVNAIGYFGYAYYAENTAKLKALAVVNPKTGKAIEPSAANVENGTYAPLSRPIFIYVKAKSLEKPEVKEFIEFYMKNGAKLTKEVKYVPLPASAYTGNLEHMNKKKLGTVFGGHNEIGITIEELMKREAKN; encoded by the coding sequence ATGTTCAAGCTTTCCAAGCTCGTTTCCGCACTGGCCGTCGCCGGTGTTGCCCTGTTCGGCGCCCAGGCTGCCCAGGCCCAGGTCATCAAGATCGACGGTTCTTCGACCGTTTATCCGATCACCGAAGCCGTTGCCGAAGAATTCCAGAAGGCCAAGAAGAACGCCATCAAGGTGACGGTCGGCATTTCCGGTACCGGCGGTGGTTTCAAGAAGTTCTGCCGTGACGAAACCGATATCTCCAATGCCTCGCGCCCGATCACGGCCAAGGAAATGGAAGACTGCAAGGCTGCCGGCGTTCAGTACGTCGAAATGCCGGTCGCCTTCGATGCCCTGACCATCGTCATCAACCCGAAGAACAGCTTCCTCAAGCAGGCTACGGTTGCTGAAATGAAGACCCTGTGGGAACCGGCTGCCCAGGGCAAGATCATGAAGTGGAACCAGGTCAATCCGGCCTGGCCTGATGCCCCGGTCAAGCTGTTCGGCGCCGGTGCCGACTCCGGTACCTTCGAGTACTTCACCGAAGCCATGGTCGGCAAGGCCAAGTCCTCGCGCGGCGACTACACCGCGTCCGAAGACGACAATGTGCTGGTCCAGGGCGTCTCGCGTGACGTCAATGCGATCGGTTACTTCGGTTATGCCTACTACGCCGAAAACACCGCCAAGCTGAAGGCCCTGGCCGTCGTCAATCCGAAGACCGGCAAGGCCATTGAGCCGTCTGCCGCCAATGTCGAAAACGGCACCTACGCACCGCTGTCGCGTCCGATCTTCATCTACGTCAAGGCCAAGTCGCTCGAGAAGCCGGAAGTCAAGGAATTCATCGAGTTCTACATGAAGAACGGCGCCAAGCTGACCAAGGAAGTGAAATACGTACCGCTGCCGGCTTCTGCCTACACCGGCAACCTCGAGCACATGAACAAGAAGAAGCTCGGCACCGTGTTTGGCGGCCATAACGAAATCGGCATCACCATCGAAGAGTTGATGAAGCGCGAAGCAAAGAACTAA
- the rpiA gene encoding ribose-5-phosphate isomerase RpiA, with translation MTQDELKQAVAQAAADYVAANAPAGSIIGVGTGSTANFFIDALAPLKDRYQGAVASSEATRKRLEGHGIKVLDLNDVSDIPVYVDGADEIDAGLNMIKGGGGALTREKIVAAVAKTFVCICDASKLVEVMGKFPLPVEVIPMASAHVARELAKLGGRPVERAGFVTDNGNLILDVHDLAITDPKGLEAQINQITGVVTNGLFAIRPANVLLLGTAEGVKTII, from the coding sequence ATGACCCAGGACGAACTCAAGCAGGCCGTAGCCCAGGCCGCCGCCGACTACGTGGCTGCCAACGCCCCCGCCGGCAGCATCATCGGCGTCGGCACCGGCTCGACGGCCAATTTCTTCATCGACGCCCTGGCGCCGCTCAAGGACAGATACCAGGGCGCCGTCGCCAGCTCGGAGGCGACCCGCAAGCGCCTCGAAGGGCACGGCATCAAGGTGCTCGACCTCAACGACGTCAGCGACATTCCGGTTTACGTCGATGGCGCCGATGAAATCGATGCCGGCCTCAACATGATCAAGGGCGGCGGTGGTGCGCTGACGCGCGAGAAGATCGTCGCCGCCGTGGCCAAGACCTTCGTCTGCATCTGCGATGCCTCGAAGCTGGTCGAGGTGATGGGCAAGTTCCCGCTGCCGGTCGAAGTCATTCCGATGGCGAGTGCCCATGTCGCGCGGGAATTGGCCAAACTGGGCGGTCGACCGGTGGAAAGGGCCGGTTTTGTCACCGACAACGGCAACCTGATCCTCGACGTGCATGATCTTGCCATCACCGACCCCAAGGGCCTGGAAGCGCAGATCAACCAGATCACCGGCGTCGTCACCAACGGCCTGTTCGCCATCCGCCCGGCCAACGTGCTGCTGCTCGGCACCGCCGAAGGTGTAAAAACCATCATCTGA
- a CDS encoding methyl-accepting chemotaxis protein, with the protein MLAFLAVALPHLLLRLESMQTAAARLAAISRVEPLHALIGELREQRLHLFLAGAGDASSSISPPKTPMTVAAGLPVAERLPALLASTPEQGSGRQRLALFTEYREVLDGLQQSLIEQVEQPGVASGGRHVAALNAIWLEDLPLLSEMLARLEVLAGVAQREGMVAERLRPELSAAVAVAGHALEKLKKHLVALDATDPASSGLLDRAADLDNRFALAITVANGLALSNTVYALTEIDNAFTQPLAAVAALEGLSQTVLVAALGDELGRARQHLLVTVVLVIGSLLLSGLGLYSAYLRLAGNIDLLAKGASQLATGDLSVAIELEGRDELQRIAGSLCEVRDGMRRLVGEIVSSAHALTSGSLTVAQATAASAGRARQQEEDTRQVVLAVASVGQQVGEIVQAAGETDSVARNSDQLASSGMASVSLAKQVLEGMSSDILQATVCLDRMEAETKQVATVVAVISAIAEQTNLLALNAAIEAARAGESGRGFAVVADEVRKLAERTALSTREIGQMIDRMQGIAGETAEAVRTAASHVMQSNQQAGEAEAAMRRMRDQARLVEAASARITRALGTHSEETGRIEQLVTGIAQLSAENGEALAGASDSARLLEVLAADLRQATGKFRLTENALPQRSTAEKRHFSLQAALA; encoded by the coding sequence ATGCTGGCGTTTCTGGCCGTTGCCTTGCCGCATCTTCTGTTGCGCCTGGAAAGCATGCAGACGGCCGCAGCCCGTCTGGCCGCGATCAGTCGGGTCGAACCCCTGCATGCGCTGATCGGCGAACTGCGCGAGCAGCGTTTGCATCTTTTCCTGGCCGGGGCGGGTGATGCCTCATCCAGCATTTCACCCCCGAAAACGCCGATGACCGTTGCCGCCGGTTTACCGGTCGCCGAGCGTCTGCCGGCCTTGCTGGCCAGCACGCCGGAACAAGGCAGCGGGCGCCAGCGCCTGGCGCTTTTTACCGAATACCGGGAGGTCCTCGACGGGCTGCAGCAATCCCTGATCGAGCAGGTTGAACAGCCGGGTGTTGCTTCCGGCGGACGGCATGTGGCTGCGTTGAATGCGATCTGGCTGGAAGACCTGCCCTTGCTCAGCGAAATGCTGGCGCGGCTTGAGGTGCTGGCCGGTGTTGCCCAGCGCGAAGGCATGGTGGCGGAACGTCTGCGGCCGGAGTTGTCGGCGGCGGTTGCGGTCGCCGGGCATGCCCTGGAGAAACTGAAGAAGCACCTGGTTGCGCTGGATGCGACGGATCCGGCCTCCTCCGGCTTGCTCGATCGGGCGGCTGATCTGGATAACCGCTTTGCGCTGGCGATCACCGTGGCCAACGGCCTGGCTTTGAGCAATACCGTCTATGCGCTGACGGAAATCGATAATGCCTTCACCCAGCCGCTGGCGGCAGTCGCTGCGCTCGAAGGCTTGAGCCAGACGGTGCTGGTTGCCGCGCTCGGCGATGAGCTGGGGCGCGCCCGGCAGCATCTGCTGGTGACCGTGGTCCTGGTCATCGGCAGTCTGCTGCTCTCCGGCCTCGGGCTGTACAGCGCCTATCTCCGGCTCGCCGGCAACATCGATCTTCTCGCCAAGGGGGCCAGCCAGTTGGCCACCGGCGATCTGTCGGTGGCCATCGAGCTGGAAGGGCGCGACGAATTGCAGCGCATTGCCGGTTCCCTGTGCGAGGTGCGCGATGGCATGCGGCGCCTGGTCGGCGAAATCGTCAGCAGTGCGCACGCCCTGACCAGCGGCTCGCTGACCGTGGCGCAGGCGACCGCCGCTTCGGCCGGGCGCGCCCGGCAGCAGGAAGAGGACACCCGTCAGGTCGTGCTGGCGGTGGCTTCGGTCGGCCAGCAGGTCGGCGAGATTGTCCAGGCGGCAGGCGAAACGGACAGTGTGGCGCGCAATTCCGACCAACTGGCAAGTTCCGGCATGGCGTCGGTCAGTCTCGCCAAACAGGTGCTGGAAGGCATGAGCAGCGACATTCTCCAGGCAACGGTTTGCCTTGATCGCATGGAGGCCGAGACGAAACAGGTGGCGACCGTGGTTGCGGTGATCAGCGCGATTGCCGAGCAGACCAATCTGCTGGCCCTGAATGCTGCGATCGAGGCGGCGCGCGCCGGTGAAAGCGGGCGTGGTTTCGCCGTCGTCGCCGACGAAGTCCGGAAACTGGCCGAACGTACGGCACTGAGCACGCGCGAGATTGGCCAGATGATCGATCGCATGCAGGGCATCGCCGGCGAGACGGCGGAGGCGGTACGCACCGCCGCCAGCCATGTCATGCAGAGCAATCAGCAGGCCGGCGAGGCCGAGGCCGCGATGCGCCGGATGCGCGACCAGGCGCGCCTGGTCGAAGCGGCGAGCGCGCGGATCACGCGCGCGCTCGGCACGCACAGCGAGGAAACCGGACGTATCGAACAGCTGGTTACGGGCATCGCGCAGTTGTCGGCAGAAAATGGCGAGGCGCTGGCCGGGGCATCCGATTCGGCGCGTTTGCTGGAGGTGCTGGCGGCGGATCTGCGGCAGGCGACCGGCAAGTTCCGACTGACAGAAAATGCGCTGCCGCAGCGGTCGACCGCTGAAAAAAGACATTTTTCGCTGCAGGCGGCGCTGGCCTGA
- the argA gene encoding amino-acid N-acetyltransferase, whose protein sequence is MSETPYDEHFVSWFRAVTPYINAFRGKTFVIAFGGKAVASEFAKTLAYDVNLLVSLGIRLVLVHGARPQIEEELAEKNLESVYHRGYRVTDAAALDCVLDAVGSVYLEIEAMLSQGLPNTPMANSRIRVIGGNFITGQPIGVLDGIDMQYAGKVRKVDAEGINAQLGLGNIVLLNCEGPSPTGEIFNLQMEEAAEAVAVAIRADKLVYLTDSRGATDQAGELIDAMTADEVAELLSGGEWLSPDIRRYLPCAVRATRTGVGRVHLISYEQDGALLRELFTHDGVGTVVTRESLENIREAKPDDIAALIALIEPMEEEGILVHRPRELLEREIEHFSIMLHDGIIVGCAALYRHSDEEAELACLAVSPEHREWGYGEQLMTRIEKRAKKLGIKRLLVLTTRTEHWFVERGFKLGNVDDLPAKKRDMYNYQRRSKVLFKTL, encoded by the coding sequence ATGAGCGAAACCCCTTACGACGAGCACTTCGTCTCCTGGTTCCGGGCGGTCACGCCCTACATCAACGCCTTTCGCGGCAAGACCTTCGTCATTGCCTTCGGTGGCAAGGCGGTGGCCAGCGAGTTTGCCAAGACCCTGGCCTACGACGTCAACTTGCTGGTCAGCCTGGGCATCCGCCTGGTGCTGGTGCATGGCGCGCGGCCGCAGATCGAGGAAGAGCTGGCCGAAAAGAATCTCGAATCGGTCTATCACCGCGGCTACCGGGTGACCGATGCGGCGGCGCTCGATTGCGTGCTCGACGCGGTGGGCAGCGTCTATCTCGAAATCGAGGCGATGCTGTCGCAGGGCTTGCCGAACACGCCGATGGCGAACAGCCGCATCCGCGTCATCGGCGGCAATTTCATCACCGGCCAGCCGATCGGCGTGCTCGACGGGATCGACATGCAGTACGCCGGCAAGGTGCGCAAGGTCGACGCCGAGGGCATCAACGCCCAGCTCGGTCTGGGCAACATCGTGCTGCTCAACTGCGAAGGGCCGTCGCCGACCGGCGAGATCTTCAACCTGCAGATGGAAGAAGCGGCCGAAGCCGTGGCCGTCGCGATCCGCGCCGACAAGCTGGTGTATCTGACCGACAGCCGCGGTGCGACGGATCAGGCCGGCGAACTGATCGACGCGATGACCGCCGACGAGGTCGCCGAGCTGCTCAGTGGCGGCGAATGGCTGTCACCCGACATCCGCCGCTATCTGCCCTGCGCCGTGCGCGCGACGCGGACCGGCGTCGGCCGGGTGCATCTGATCAGTTACGAGCAGGACGGGGCGCTGCTGCGCGAGTTGTTCACGCACGACGGTGTCGGCACCGTGGTCACGCGCGAATCGCTGGAGAACATCCGCGAAGCCAAGCCGGACGACATCGCCGCCCTGATCGCGCTGATCGAGCCGATGGAAGAAGAGGGCATCCTGGTGCACCGGCCGCGCGAACTGCTCGAACGCGAGATCGAGCATTTCTCGATCATGCTGCACGACGGCATCATCGTCGGCTGCGCGGCGCTCTACCGTCATTCCGACGAGGAGGCCGAACTGGCCTGCCTGGCGGTCAGCCCGGAGCATCGCGAATGGGGTTACGGCGAGCAGTTGATGACACGTATCGAAAAGCGCGCCAAGAAACTCGGCATCAAGCGCCTGCTGGTGCTGACGACGCGTACCGAGCACTGGTTCGTCGAGCGCGGTTTCAAGCTCGGCAATGTCGACGACCTGCCGGCCAAGAAGCGCGACATGTACAACTATCAGCGGCGCTCCAAGGTGCTGTTCAAGACGCTTTGA